Proteins from a genomic interval of Paenibacillus sp. RC334:
- a CDS encoding small, acid-soluble spore protein, alpha/beta type codes for MSRRRRGVMSEELKYELAKDLGFYDTVKEEGWGGIKAKDAGNMVKRAIQLAEQAASRKS; via the coding sequence ATGAGTCGGAGAAGACGAGGTGTCATGTCGGAAGAGCTTAAGTATGAGCTGGCTAAGGATCTTGGATTTTACGATACGGTCAAGGAAGAGGGCTGGGGAGGCATTAAAGCCAAGGATGCGGGCAATATGGTGAAGCGGGCCATTCAGCTTGCAGAGCAGGCAGCTTCCCGCAAATCGTAG
- the ispE gene encoding 4-(cytidine 5'-diphospho)-2-C-methyl-D-erythritol kinase: protein MKIYEKAPAKINLMLDVLRKRDDGYHEVEMIMTMVDLSDRLTMSELPRDTIIISSQAGYIPLDEKNLAFQAARLIKERYDVSTGVHIHLDKHIPVAAGLAGGSSDAAAALRGLNKLWKLGISDAELRVLGAELGSDVPFCITGGTALASGRGELLRPLPNPPQCWVILAKPPINVSTAEVYGRVKADQITHHPSARQMEQAIRNASFTDVCNALGNVLEDVTLKLYPEVEHLKNSMIRLGADGVLMSGSGPTVFGLVSKEVKVPRIYNGLRGFCKDVYAVRLLT from the coding sequence TTGAAAATATACGAAAAAGCACCGGCAAAAATTAATTTAATGCTTGATGTATTACGCAAACGGGATGACGGATATCACGAGGTTGAAATGATTATGACCATGGTCGATTTGTCTGATCGTTTGACCATGTCCGAGCTACCACGTGATACCATTATCATTTCAAGCCAAGCCGGGTACATACCGCTAGATGAGAAAAATCTGGCTTTTCAGGCCGCGCGTCTGATTAAGGAACGTTATGATGTCTCTACGGGCGTGCATATCCATTTGGACAAGCATATCCCGGTAGCTGCAGGGTTAGCAGGCGGAAGCAGTGATGCCGCGGCAGCGCTGCGTGGGCTAAACAAGCTGTGGAAGCTTGGCATTTCGGATGCTGAATTAAGAGTACTGGGCGCTGAGCTTGGTTCTGATGTGCCCTTCTGTATTACAGGTGGTACGGCTTTAGCGAGTGGACGCGGGGAATTGCTTAGGCCACTTCCGAATCCACCCCAATGCTGGGTAATTCTCGCGAAGCCGCCGATTAATGTATCGACGGCTGAAGTGTACGGACGCGTTAAAGCGGATCAGATCACGCATCACCCGTCTGCCCGGCAGATGGAGCAAGCGATCCGCAACGCTTCTTTTACCGATGTATGTAATGCGCTCGGGAATGTACTGGAGGATGTCACACTTAAGCTGTACCCGGAGGTGGAGCATCTTAAAAACTCTATGATTCGATTAGGAGCGGATGGGGTGCTGATGTCAGGTAGTGGTCCTACGGTGTTCGGGCTGGTGTCGAAGGAAGTCAAAGTACCGCGCATTTATAACGGACTCAGAGGATTCTGCAAGGATGTGTACGCAGTACGACTTCTGACCTGA
- the purR gene encoding pur operon repressor, with protein sequence MKKLKRSSRLVEMTQFLLSRPHTLVPLTHFADRYGAAKSSISEDLAIIKEVFEDEGIGELLTLAGAAGGVKLIPRLSKQHALTFANDLCAQLEQPDRILPGGYLYLSDLLGQPAMMNEAGKIFATAFANRQIDVVMTVETKGIPLAYATGAQLNLPVVLVRRDHQVTEGSAVSINYVSGSQKSLHTMSLSRRAMREKARVLIVDDFMKAGGTIQGMVDLLAEFDAEVAGVGVLVESGEVENGERLLHDYISLANLTAVDSRSKQITVKLGNYFDESTGQ encoded by the coding sequence GTGAAAAAACTTAAAAGAAGCTCACGATTGGTGGAAATGACACAATTTTTGCTGTCACGGCCGCATACCCTGGTGCCTCTTACGCATTTTGCGGATCGTTATGGGGCGGCTAAATCGTCCATAAGCGAAGACCTGGCTATTATCAAGGAAGTATTTGAGGATGAAGGCATTGGTGAGCTTCTGACGTTGGCGGGAGCGGCAGGAGGCGTCAAGCTGATTCCAAGACTGTCCAAGCAGCATGCACTCACATTTGCGAATGACCTGTGTGCACAGCTGGAGCAGCCGGATCGCATCTTACCCGGAGGATATCTGTATCTGTCGGATCTGCTGGGTCAACCGGCGATGATGAATGAGGCTGGTAAAATATTCGCTACTGCATTTGCCAACAGACAGATCGATGTAGTCATGACGGTAGAGACCAAAGGGATTCCGCTTGCCTATGCAACCGGGGCACAGCTGAACTTGCCCGTTGTCCTCGTACGGCGTGATCATCAGGTAACGGAGGGCTCGGCAGTGAGTATTAATTACGTCTCAGGGTCACAAAAGAGCCTGCATACGATGTCATTGTCCAGACGGGCGATGCGCGAGAAAGCGCGTGTACTCATCGTGGATGATTTTATGAAGGCAGGTGGCACGATTCAGGGGATGGTTGACTTGCTGGCTGAGTTTGATGCTGAGGTAGCCGGAGTAGGTGTGCTGGTAGAATCGGGCGAGGTGGAGAATGGAGAACGCTTGCTGCACGATTATATTTCACTGGCGAATCTGACCGCGGTCGATTCTCGAAGCAAGCAAATTACAGTCAAGCTGGGGAATTATTTTGATGAATCTACAGGTCAGTAA
- the spoVG gene encoding septation regulator SpoVG, which produces MQITDVRLRRVNSEGRMKAIASITIDNEFVVHDIRVIDGNNGMFVAMPSKRTPDGEFRDIAHPISSGTREKIQAAVLTEYERAAVDEEVAIEEGA; this is translated from the coding sequence ATGCAGATTACGGATGTTAGACTCCGCCGAGTGAACTCAGAAGGAAGAATGAAGGCGATTGCATCCATTACGATTGATAACGAGTTTGTAGTTCATGACATCCGGGTTATCGATGGTAATAACGGGATGTTCGTGGCTATGCCTAGCAAACGCACCCCGGACGGAGAGTTTCGCGATATCGCTCATCCTATATCTTCAGGGACCCGGGAGAAGATCCAGGCTGCTGTACTAACTGAGTACGAACGCGCAGCGGTGGATGAAGAAGTAGCTATTGAAGAAGGCGCTTAA
- the glmU gene encoding bifunctional UDP-N-acetylglucosamine diphosphorylase/glucosamine-1-phosphate N-acetyltransferase GlmU — MLERLAVILAAGQGKRMRSKLYKVLHPVCGKPMVGHVLDTVRDIGVSRSVVIVGHGAEAVQSYLGPSAEYALQAEQLGTGHAVKQAKDLLGQENGTTIVICGDTPLITAETLEGLVQLHESRGAAATILTAELDDPKGYGRVIRDAAGAVLKIVEQKDCSPEEDAVREINTGTYCFDNAKLFAALDKVTNTNAQQEYYLTDVIGILHGEGEKVEAYLTDDVSESIGVNDRVALSVAEGYMRERIVRKHMLNGVTIIDPSSTYIESEVVIGSDTVLYPNTWLRGQTQIGEDCVIGPQTEIQDTLIHSGATVKHSVLNEAEVGSSTSVGPFAYLRPGAKLGEHVKIGDFVEVKNATIGDHSKVSHLSYVGDAKVGTNVNIGCGAITVNYDGYNKSITEIEDDAFIGSNVNLIAPIKIGKGAYVVAGSTVTHAVPDNDLAIARPRQENKAGYADKIRARAKAKKKRSE; from the coding sequence TTGTTGGAAAGGTTGGCAGTCATTCTTGCCGCAGGGCAGGGAAAACGTATGAGATCCAAATTATATAAAGTTCTGCATCCGGTATGCGGGAAACCGATGGTCGGTCATGTACTCGACACGGTTCGTGACATTGGAGTGTCCCGCAGTGTGGTGATTGTGGGTCACGGTGCGGAAGCGGTACAGTCTTATTTGGGACCGTCGGCAGAATATGCGCTTCAGGCTGAGCAGTTGGGAACGGGGCATGCTGTCAAGCAGGCCAAAGACTTGCTCGGTCAGGAGAACGGTACGACCATTGTCATCTGTGGAGACACCCCCTTGATTACAGCGGAAACACTGGAGGGCTTGGTGCAGCTACATGAGAGTCGGGGAGCGGCCGCAACAATTCTGACCGCTGAGCTGGACGACCCTAAGGGATACGGCCGGGTCATCCGTGATGCTGCGGGAGCAGTGCTCAAGATCGTGGAGCAGAAGGATTGCTCACCTGAGGAAGACGCTGTTCGGGAAATCAACACGGGAACGTACTGCTTTGATAATGCCAAGCTGTTCGCAGCGTTGGACAAAGTAACCAACACCAATGCACAGCAGGAATACTACCTGACAGATGTCATTGGTATTTTGCATGGCGAAGGCGAGAAGGTTGAGGCATATTTAACAGATGATGTGTCGGAATCCATCGGTGTGAATGACAGGGTCGCTTTATCAGTGGCTGAGGGATACATGCGAGAACGCATTGTGCGCAAGCATATGCTGAACGGTGTGACCATCATTGATCCGTCCTCTACCTACATCGAGAGCGAGGTTGTCATTGGCTCCGATACAGTGCTGTATCCAAACACATGGCTGCGAGGTCAAACACAAATCGGTGAAGATTGTGTGATTGGTCCGCAGACTGAGATTCAGGATACCCTTATTCATTCGGGCGCAACGGTGAAACATTCGGTGTTGAACGAAGCTGAGGTGGGCAGCAGTACATCTGTGGGTCCGTTTGCCTATCTGCGTCCGGGTGCGAAGCTGGGCGAGCATGTGAAGATTGGTGATTTTGTTGAGGTGAAAAATGCGACCATTGGTGATCATTCCAAGGTGTCCCATTTGAGCTATGTCGGTGATGCCAAGGTAGGTACAAACGTTAATATCGGTTGTGGGGCAATAACGGTTAATTATGATGGGTATAATAAATCTATTACAGAAATTGAAGATGATGCCTTTATTGGCAGTAATGTGAATCTGATCGCCCCGATTAAGATCGGAAAAGGTGCTTATGTCGTAGCAGGCTCCACCGTAACACATGCTGTCCCTGATAACGATCTGGCCATTGCCAGACCGCGTCAAGAGAACAAAGCCGGATATGCGGATAAAATCCGCGCGCGTGCCAAAGCGAAGAAGAAAAGATCGGAATAA
- a CDS encoding ribose-phosphate diphosphokinase, translated as MTYCDSKLKIFTCNSNPKLAHQIADYIGIPMGESHTTSFSDGEIQIKLSESVRGCHVYIVQSTCLPVNDNLMELLVMIDALKRASAKSINVVMPYYGYARQDRKARSRDPITAKLVANLIEKAGAHRVISMDLHAMQIQGFFDIPVDHMFGAPILAQYFRSKQIENPVVVSPDHGGVVRARKLADFLNAPLAIIDKRRPEPNVSEVMNIIGNIEGKTAILIDDIIDTAGTIVLGANALKEGGVTDVYACCTHAVLSGPAMERLENSPLKEVVVTDTIPIVHPNPTSKLKVLSVAPLMGEAIIRVHEELSISKLFEIE; from the coding sequence ATGACTTATTGCGATTCCAAACTCAAAATATTTACTTGTAACTCCAATCCGAAGTTGGCCCACCAGATTGCGGACTACATCGGAATTCCAATGGGGGAATCCCATACCACATCGTTTAGTGACGGTGAAATTCAAATCAAACTGTCTGAAAGCGTGCGCGGTTGCCACGTATACATTGTGCAGTCGACTTGTCTGCCGGTTAACGACAACTTGATGGAGTTACTGGTTATGATTGATGCACTCAAGCGGGCTTCCGCCAAAAGCATTAATGTCGTTATGCCATATTACGGCTATGCCCGTCAGGATCGGAAAGCACGTTCACGTGATCCGATCACGGCGAAGCTTGTCGCTAACCTGATTGAAAAAGCGGGTGCTCACCGCGTAATCAGTATGGATTTGCATGCGATGCAAATTCAGGGATTCTTTGATATTCCGGTGGATCATATGTTCGGCGCGCCAATTCTGGCCCAGTATTTCCGTTCGAAGCAGATTGAAAACCCGGTTGTCGTCTCCCCTGACCACGGCGGTGTTGTGCGTGCGCGGAAGTTAGCGGATTTCCTGAATGCCCCGCTGGCCATTATCGACAAACGTCGTCCTGAGCCGAATGTTAGTGAAGTAATGAACATCATCGGAAATATTGAGGGTAAAACCGCTATTCTGATTGATGACATTATTGATACAGCGGGAACCATCGTGCTGGGCGCGAATGCGCTCAAGGAAGGCGGCGTAACGGACGTGTATGCGTGCTGTACGCATGCCGTGCTCTCCGGGCCTGCTATGGAAAGACTGGAGAATTCACCGTTAAAAGAGGTGGTCGTGACGGATACCATTCCGATCGTTCACCCCAATCCGACAAGCAAGCTGAAGGTATTATCTGTGGCTCCATTAATGGGAGAAGCCATTATCCGTGTGCATGAGGAATTGTCAATCAGCAAACTGTTTGAAATCGAATAA
- the pth gene encoding aminoacyl-tRNA hydrolase, with protein sequence MKWIVGLGNPGPQYEKTRHNVGFMALDALAARHNIQINQSKCKALIGEGHIGGVKTVLIKPMTYMNLSGESLRAYMDYYKANIDDLVVVYDDLDTEVGKIRLRYQGSAGGHNGIKSIIQHTGTQSFNRVRMGISRPEPGYAIVDYVLGTFPKKEKELLAGMIEDTCDALEYSLGHPFERTMAEFNK encoded by the coding sequence ATGAAGTGGATTGTAGGATTGGGCAACCCCGGTCCCCAATACGAAAAAACGAGACATAATGTTGGATTTATGGCGCTGGATGCTCTGGCCGCCCGTCATAACATCCAGATTAACCAAAGCAAATGCAAGGCATTGATTGGAGAAGGACATATTGGCGGAGTAAAAACCGTGCTGATCAAGCCGATGACCTATATGAATCTCTCAGGCGAGTCTCTGCGTGCTTATATGGACTATTACAAAGCGAATATAGATGATTTGGTCGTAGTTTATGATGATCTGGATACAGAGGTCGGAAAAATAAGACTCCGGTATCAAGGCAGTGCAGGTGGTCATAACGGGATCAAGTCGATTATCCAGCATACGGGCACACAATCCTTTAATCGGGTTCGTATGGGCATTTCCCGCCCTGAGCCTGGCTACGCCATCGTGGACTATGTTCTGGGAACCTTTCCGAAGAAGGAGAAGGAATTGCTGGCTGGAATGATAGAGGACACGTGTGATGCTTTGGAATACAGCTTGGGTCATCCTTTTGAACGGACCATGGCTGAATTCAATAAGTAA
- a CDS encoding anti-sigma-F factor Fin family protein: MIVNYVCRHCRTFLGRIDSAAITEERLGFHSLTPAERRDIIAYNSGGEVTVKVICEHCNQALENNPELSLLVNPLQ, translated from the coding sequence ATGATTGTGAATTATGTATGCAGACATTGTCGAACTTTCTTGGGACGGATTGATTCCGCAGCAATAACCGAAGAAAGGTTGGGCTTCCATTCCTTGACCCCTGCCGAACGTAGAGATATAATAGCGTATAATTCGGGCGGTGAAGTGACCGTCAAAGTCATTTGCGAGCATTGCAACCAGGCGCTGGAAAATAATCCGGAGCTAAGCCTGCTCGTAAATCCGCTCCAATAA
- the mfd gene encoding transcription-repair coupling factor produces the protein MLQALIQAFTKDADYASIAAGISSGMKEQLISGLSGSSRQVLMAALAEDTGRPILVMTHNMFAAQKIADDLQEALPPERVLLYPSNELVAAEAAISSPETLSQRIEVLIRCAQGFRGIVVVPFSGVRRLLPLPETWREARIELKEGETIQLEPFLLHMVEMGYQRVERVESRGEMSVRGGIIDFYPMTTRWGYRVELFDDEIDSIRMFDPQDQRSVEKVQEVTVTPCKEVIADNARMDQAADAAAILLEEQLGKMTDRQAKLHLKEEIHREIELLREHVYFDEIYKYISLLYPERKTLADYMPEDTILIIDEPARMLETAKQLERDESEWNLHLLQNGKTLPQLELSDNVDNLLYNRRFQTLFLSIFLRQVPHTQPQNILNFICRGMQDFHGQMNVLKAEMDRWRKAGTQVMMLASGDERLDRMRRVLQDYGIDEPTMAIGNLQSGFEMPSIHLAVITEGEMFSQKQRKARKQGRHVDNAERIKSYSELKVGDYVVHQNHGIGKYMGIGTLEVGGIHKDYMHILYAGGDKLSVPIEQIDLIQKYVGSEDKEPKIYKLGGNEWTRVKSKVRSSVQDIADDLIKLYAERQSAPGFAFEKDSPEQQEFEDMFPYEETRDQIRAIEEIKKDMEQSRPMDRLLCGDVGYGKTEVAIRAAFKSAIEGKQVAVLVPTTILAQQHYETFRERFSGYPFNIQVLSRFRSRKEQNETIKGVRQGTVDIVIGTHRLLSQDLVFKDLGMLIVDEEQRFGVTHKEKLKKLKTNVDVLTLTATPIPRTLHMSMLGVRDLSVIETPPENRFPVQTYVVEHSQTLVREAIEREMARGGQVYYLYNRVQGIQEMAAEINALVPDAKVGVGHGQMSESELEKTILDFLDGEYDVLVSTSIIETGVDIPNVNTLIVHDADKMGLSQLYQLRGRVGRSNRIAYAYFTYQRDKVLTEVAEKRLQSIKEFTELGSGFKIAMRDLSIRGAGNLLGAEQHGFIASVGFDLYSQMLAEEINKRKVSVLGEEDLSNRNWSTSIDLGVDAYLPGDYIYDSIQKIEIYKKVAAVSTFDEAMELEDELVDRFGDLPEAVRHLLAVARLKVYGRMYGIESIVQRDDNIVLKFHEGRQQAVQTAKLAEIGNRFERRVQFEQGTPMSARIKGKGLDDPQILELLEQFLSALKDAFTLKEELQNVTTK, from the coding sequence TTGTTACAAGCACTTATTCAGGCTTTTACCAAGGATGCTGACTATGCATCCATTGCAGCAGGTATTTCATCAGGCATGAAGGAACAGCTCATATCTGGTTTATCGGGCTCTTCCCGACAGGTACTGATGGCCGCGCTTGCCGAAGATACCGGACGACCGATTCTGGTCATGACGCACAACATGTTTGCCGCTCAAAAAATAGCAGATGATTTGCAGGAAGCGCTTCCTCCAGAACGGGTTTTGTTGTACCCCTCGAATGAGCTGGTAGCTGCTGAGGCCGCCATATCCAGCCCGGAGACGCTATCCCAACGAATTGAAGTATTGATACGATGCGCCCAGGGTTTTCGTGGGATTGTTGTCGTGCCGTTTTCTGGTGTCCGGCGTTTGCTGCCGCTTCCAGAGACATGGCGTGAAGCCCGAATCGAGCTGAAAGAAGGCGAAACGATCCAACTGGAGCCGTTTTTGCTGCATATGGTCGAGATGGGGTACCAGCGGGTGGAGCGTGTAGAATCACGTGGAGAGATGAGTGTCCGTGGCGGGATTATCGATTTTTATCCGATGACAACCCGTTGGGGCTACCGCGTGGAGCTGTTCGATGATGAAATTGACTCCATCCGTATGTTCGACCCGCAAGATCAGCGTTCGGTGGAAAAGGTGCAGGAAGTTACCGTAACGCCGTGCAAGGAAGTCATAGCGGATAACGCTCGTATGGATCAGGCGGCAGATGCCGCAGCGATTCTGTTGGAGGAGCAGCTCGGCAAAATGACAGACCGTCAGGCCAAGCTGCATCTGAAAGAAGAGATTCACCGCGAAATTGAGCTGCTGCGTGAGCATGTGTATTTTGACGAAATCTATAAATATATCTCGCTGTTGTATCCCGAACGCAAAACCTTGGCAGATTACATGCCGGAAGACACCATTCTGATTATTGATGAACCGGCGCGGATGCTGGAAACAGCCAAGCAGCTCGAACGGGATGAGTCCGAATGGAATCTGCATTTGCTTCAAAACGGTAAAACGTTACCGCAGCTGGAGCTGTCGGATAACGTGGACAATCTGCTATATAACCGGAGATTCCAGACGTTGTTCCTGTCGATCTTTCTCCGTCAGGTTCCGCATACGCAGCCGCAAAATATTTTGAATTTCATCTGCCGGGGCATGCAGGATTTCCACGGTCAAATGAATGTGCTCAAGGCAGAAATGGATCGCTGGCGCAAGGCGGGCACGCAGGTTATGATGCTGGCGAGTGGAGACGAGCGGCTGGATCGGATGCGCCGGGTGCTTCAGGATTACGGTATTGATGAACCAACGATGGCTATTGGCAATTTGCAAAGCGGTTTTGAGATGCCATCTATTCATTTGGCAGTGATTACTGAGGGCGAAATGTTCTCGCAAAAGCAACGCAAAGCACGCAAGCAGGGCCGCCATGTGGACAACGCAGAACGGATTAAGAGCTATAGCGAGCTGAAGGTGGGCGACTATGTTGTACACCAGAATCACGGGATCGGGAAGTACATGGGGATCGGTACGCTGGAGGTTGGCGGTATCCATAAGGATTACATGCACATTCTCTATGCGGGCGGCGATAAGCTGTCTGTACCGATTGAGCAGATTGACCTGATTCAGAAGTATGTCGGCTCAGAGGACAAGGAACCTAAGATTTACAAGCTGGGCGGAAATGAATGGACACGGGTGAAGAGCAAGGTTCGCAGCTCGGTTCAGGACATTGCTGATGATTTGATCAAGCTGTATGCAGAAAGGCAGTCAGCGCCGGGTTTTGCCTTTGAAAAGGATTCACCGGAACAGCAGGAATTTGAGGATATGTTCCCGTATGAAGAGACACGTGACCAGATTCGGGCAATTGAAGAGATCAAGAAGGACATGGAGCAGAGCCGTCCGATGGATCGTTTGCTGTGTGGTGATGTGGGCTACGGCAAGACAGAGGTTGCCATTCGCGCTGCGTTTAAGTCGGCTATTGAGGGCAAGCAGGTGGCTGTGTTAGTACCGACGACGATTTTGGCACAGCAGCATTATGAGACGTTCCGTGAGCGCTTTTCCGGGTATCCGTTCAACATTCAGGTGTTGAGCCGTTTCCGTTCACGCAAGGAGCAGAATGAGACGATTAAAGGGGTTCGTCAGGGGACGGTCGATATTGTCATTGGCACCCATCGCTTGCTGTCGCAGGATCTGGTGTTTAAGGATCTGGGGATGCTCATTGTCGATGAGGAGCAGCGGTTTGGCGTGACGCACAAGGAAAAGCTGAAAAAGCTGAAAACGAATGTGGACGTGCTGACGTTAACGGCTACGCCTATCCCGCGTACGCTACATATGTCTATGCTCGGGGTTCGCGACTTGTCGGTCATTGAGACACCGCCAGAAAACCGCTTTCCCGTGCAGACTTATGTTGTCGAGCACAGCCAAACGTTGGTGCGTGAGGCGATTGAACGCGAGATGGCACGCGGAGGACAGGTGTACTACCTGTATAATCGCGTACAGGGTATTCAGGAAATGGCTGCCGAGATCAATGCGCTTGTGCCGGATGCCAAGGTGGGCGTGGGTCACGGCCAGATGTCCGAATCCGAGCTGGAGAAGACCATTTTGGACTTCCTGGACGGTGAATATGATGTACTGGTCAGCACCAGCATTATTGAGACCGGGGTGGATATTCCGAATGTGAATACACTCATCGTGCATGATGCCGATAAAATGGGGCTGTCCCAGCTTTATCAGCTGCGTGGGCGTGTAGGCCGTTCCAACCGGATTGCCTATGCTTATTTTACGTACCAGCGGGATAAGGTGCTGACGGAAGTGGCAGAGAAGCGTCTTCAGTCGATCAAGGAGTTTACGGAGCTGGGCTCCGGGTTCAAGATCGCGATGCGCGATTTGTCGATTCGTGGAGCGGGGAATTTGCTTGGTGCAGAGCAGCACGGATTCATTGCATCCGTCGGTTTTGATCTTTACTCGCAAATGCTGGCTGAGGAAATTAATAAGCGCAAGGTTAGCGTGCTTGGAGAAGAGGATCTGTCGAATCGAAATTGGAGTACGTCCATTGATTTGGGCGTGGATGCTTACCTGCCAGGAGATTATATTTACGACAGTATTCAGAAGATTGAGATTTATAAAAAGGTTGCAGCAGTCAGCACGTTTGACGAGGCAATGGAGCTGGAGGATGAGCTGGTTGACCGCTTTGGTGATTTGCCGGAGGCTGTGCGTCATTTGTTGGCTGTAGCCCGTCTCAAGGTATACGGACGCATGTATGGCATTGAGTCCATTGTCCAGCGGGATGACAACATCGTGTTGAAATTCCACGAAGGGCGCCAGCAGGCGGTACAGACCGCCAAACTTGCGGAGATTGGCAATCGCTTTGAAAGACGTGTACAATTTGAACAGGGCACTCCTATGAGCGCACGCATCAAGGGCAAAGGTCTGGATGATCCACAGATACTAGAGCTGCTGGAGCAATTTTTGAGTGCACTAAAAGATGCATTCACATTGAAGGAGGAACTGCAAAATGTCACAACCAAATAA
- a CDS encoding peptidylprolyl isomerase, which produces MSQPNKRKPWRMLSVAIAAVLAISVLAACTKQAEESKVKDQPKDSSKVVVTYTGGTITENEFNQEISMMKFLYPEYGAMLASDQVREQIAKQEVVYKLLAEKADDKSKEQGAKEGTEQLEQYKKSVGDAKFKTFLSDQKLTEQGVKDYFTRVMTVINSETNKVTDDQLKQEFEKNKDQFTTATVRHVLINFQDPKTKKERKKEDALKLAKEVKAKLDGGADFATIAKKYSEDPGSASNGGLYENASVAQWVPAFKEAAEKQPINKIGDPVETEYGYHIIKVESRNEPTFDKLKDNEKAALKNKLAGESIQNFTEKDLANLDLKINLPKVPATQEKSGTTPGAGSTTTPEGTTNGTTDTKAGTAKDGATTEGK; this is translated from the coding sequence ATGTCACAACCAAATAAAAGAAAACCTTGGAGAATGCTATCGGTGGCCATTGCCGCGGTGCTGGCTATATCGGTGCTGGCAGCATGTACGAAGCAAGCCGAGGAGAGTAAGGTCAAGGACCAACCGAAGGACAGCAGTAAGGTTGTCGTGACCTACACTGGCGGAACCATTACGGAAAATGAGTTTAACCAGGAAATCAGTATGATGAAATTCCTGTATCCGGAATATGGAGCGATGCTTGCTTCGGATCAGGTGCGGGAGCAAATTGCCAAGCAAGAAGTGGTGTACAAGCTTCTGGCTGAAAAAGCAGACGATAAGTCCAAGGAACAGGGCGCCAAAGAAGGAACCGAACAACTGGAGCAGTATAAGAAGTCGGTCGGAGATGCTAAATTCAAGACATTTTTAAGTGATCAAAAGCTGACTGAGCAGGGTGTGAAGGATTACTTTACCCGTGTGATGACGGTGATCAACAGTGAGACGAACAAAGTGACGGACGATCAGCTGAAACAGGAATTTGAGAAAAACAAAGATCAATTCACGACAGCAACCGTGCGTCATGTACTGATTAATTTCCAGGATCCAAAAACGAAAAAAGAACGCAAAAAAGAAGATGCTCTCAAACTGGCCAAAGAAGTGAAGGCGAAGCTGGATGGCGGGGCTGATTTTGCGACGATTGCCAAGAAATACTCAGAAGATCCGGGTTCGGCTTCCAATGGCGGTTTGTATGAGAATGCATCCGTAGCTCAATGGGTGCCTGCATTCAAAGAAGCAGCTGAGAAGCAGCCGATCAATAAAATCGGAGATCCGGTGGAAACAGAATACGGATATCACATCATCAAGGTGGAATCCCGCAATGAGCCTACGTTTGATAAATTGAAGGACAACGAGAAGGCTGCGCTGAAAAACAAGCTGGCTGGTGAAAGTATTCAAAACTTTACCGAGAAGGATTTGGCCAATCTTGATTTGAAAATTAATCTGCCGAAGGTACCTGCCACGCAAGAGAAAAGCGGCACCACACCGGGCGCTGGAAGCA